The nucleotide sequence CGGAATCCACCGAGATTTTCGGCCCCATGTTCCAGTTCGGATGACGCACCGCCTGCTCCGGCGTCACGGTGGCCAGCTGTTCCGCCGTGAAGGTCCTGAACGGGCCGCCCGAGGCGGTCAGCAATAGCTTGCGCACCCCGGCGAGCCGGGCGTTCTGCCCCGGTGCACAGGGAGGCAGACACTGAAATATCGCGTTGTGTTCCGAGTCCACCGGCAACAGTTGCGCGCCGGAGGCAGTGACGGCATCCATGAACAATTGCCCGGTCACCACCAGTGCTTCCTTGTTCGCCAGCAGCACACGCTTGCCGGCATGGACGGCAGCCAGTGTCGGCCTGACCCCGGCGGCACCGACAATCGCCGCCACCACAGTGTCCACCTCAGCAGCAGCGGCCACCTGGGCCAATGCCGCGTCCCCGGCGAGCACCTCGGTCTGTGACCCAAGCGCCTGAAGATGGTTCCGAAGTGATAGCGCTGCCTGCTCGTCCGCCAGCACCGCGTAACGGGGCTGCCAGGTTTCACATTGCGCTGCCAGCGCCTGCCACTGTGAACCAGCGGTCAGCGCATACACCCGGTAACGGGCCGGATGCAGGGCCAGTACCGCCAGTGTCTGGGTGCCGATGCTGCCGGTGGCCCCCAGCAGGGTGAGCTGTTGCGGCGAGCCGGCCACGGGTTACAGCCCTCCGGGCAGGTCCGCCCAGGTCAGGGCCGCCAGCGCCACCGGCAGGGCCGCCGTGACACTGTCGATCCGGTCCAGCATGCCGCCATGGCCCGGCAGCATGGTGCCGCTGTCCTTTACGCCGCGCTGGCGCTTGACCATGCTCTCGAACAGGTCACCCAGCACGGAAGCCAGCACGGTCAGGCCGGCCACGAGCAGTACCTTGTAGAGGGTGCCGGTAACCGGGAACAGGTGCGGCACAATGGCCGCCACGGCCAGCGCCAGCAGCAGGCCGCCCACCAGCCCTTCCACCGTCTTGCCGGGGCTGACCTTCGGCGCCAGCTTGTGGCGGCCCAACGCGCGGCCAGCAAAATAGGCACCGGTGTCCGCCGCCCAGACCCACACCAGCAGATAGAGCAGCGCCCAGGGACCGGCCAGGCCCAGCGCACCGACGCTCTGCACATGCACCACGGCTGCCCAGGACGGCACCAGCAGCAGGTAGCCCATCAGCACCATCACCGGCGCCCGCGCCCAGGCGGCGGCGGTGGCCGGGAACGTCACCACCAGCACCAGGGCCAGCAGCCACCACAGCGGCATCCAGGCGTACAGCCACAACGGCTGGGTCCCTTCCGCCAGCGCCATCAGGGCCGCCAGCGAGACGACCCACAGCACCCGCAATGGCAGCGTCAGGCGGCCGATCAACGCGGACCATTCCCAGCCGGCGGCGAGGAAGAAGGCGCCGGCCACCAGGGCAAACGCGGTCCGTTCGAGCAGGAACACTGCGCCGAGCACGATCGGCAGCAGTATCAGTGCGGTGATGACCCGCAATTTCAGCATGTTGTGTCCTCGTCCGGGCCGGCCACCTGTTCCCCGCTGCGACCGAAACGGCGTTGCCGGCCGGCGTAGTCCCGCAGGGCTTCGGCCAGCGCCTGTTCATTGAAATCCGGCCACAGCAACGGGCTGAAGAACAGCTCGCTGTAGGCCGCCTGCCAGAGCAGGAAGTTGCTCAGGCGGCATTCGCCGCCGGTACGGATCAGCAGGTCCGGTGGCGGCAGGTCGCCCAGCGCCAGGTAACCCTGCACAGCGTGTTCGTCGATACCGGCCGCCGCCAGGCGGCCTGCTGCCACGTCTTCCGCCAGGCGCCGTGCGGCCTGGGTGACATCCCACTGGCCACCGTAGTTGACCGCAATGGCCAGTACCATGCCTTTATTGTCAGCGGTGAGTTGCTCGGCGGCGGCCATGCCCTGTTGCAATGGCGCACTGAACGCGCTGCGCTCACCAATGAAGCGCAGGCGGATGCGGTGTTCGTGCAGTTCGCGGACCCGGTCACCCAGCGCCTCCATGAACAGGCCCATCAGGTGACGGACTTCGTCTTCCGGCCGGCGCCAGTTTTCCGAGCTGAAGGCAAACAGGGTCAGCACTTCCACACCCCGGCGGGCGCAGCCACTGATCACCGATTGCACAGCCCGTTCGCCGGCGCGGTGGCCTTCGTGGCCGGGCAGGCCACGGCGGCGCGCCCAGCGGTTGTTGCCGTCCATGATGATCGCCACGTGGCGCGGTACGCCGGACGCCTTCACGGAATCAACGTCCGGGGCCTTTGATCGGTTGTCCTGCATGGTGCTCATCCTGGCGCTGCCATATCGCAGGCCCTAAACAAAACCGGGCTGACTGCAGCCCGGCAAGTACTGATGTCTGTCGATGGCCTGGCCCGGGCGGCGTCCGCCCGCAGCAGGTTACATCGACATCAAGTCTTCTTCTTTGGTTTTCAGCAACTTGTCCACTTCACCCACCATACGGTCGGTGAGCTGCTGGATCGCTTCCTCACCCCGGCGGGCGTCGTCTTCGGAGACTTCCTTCTCCTTGAGCAGATCCTTGAGGTCGCCGTTGGCATCGCGGCGGATGTTACGGATCGACACCTTGGCCTGCTCGCCTTCGCTACGTACCACTTTCACCAGATCACGCCGGGTTTCCTCGGTCAGCGGCGGCAGCGGCAGGCGGATCACCGTACCGGCGGTGGACGGGTTCAGACCCAGGTCGGATTTCAGGATGGCGCGCTCGATGTCCGGCACCAGCTGTTTGTCGAACGGCGACACCAGCAGGGTGCGGCCTTCTTCCACGGAGATGTTGGCCAGTTGCGACAGCGGCGTGTCCGAGCCGTAGTACGACACGCT is from Isoalcanivorax pacificus W11-5 and encodes:
- the ispC gene encoding 1-deoxy-D-xylulose-5-phosphate reductoisomerase; this encodes MAGSPQQLTLLGATGSIGTQTLAVLALHPARYRVYALTAGSQWQALAAQCETWQPRYAVLADEQAALSLRNHLQALGSQTEVLAGDAALAQVAAAAEVDTVVAAIVGAAGVRPTLAAVHAGKRVLLANKEALVVTGQLFMDAVTASGAQLLPVDSEHNAIFQCLPPCAPGQNARLAGVRKLLLTASGGPFRTFTAEQLATVTPEQAVRHPNWNMGPKISVDSATLMNKGLELIEACWLFSVPPSLIDVVVHPQSVLHSMVEYDDGSVLAQLGTPDMKTPIACALAWPERIDSGARRLDFTRLAGLDFEAPDETRFPCLQLAREAMQAGGTATAVLNAANEVAVAAFLDHRLDFPGIPVVVAETLARVAAPACTDVDAVMAVDAAARQVATAQLTART
- a CDS encoding phosphatidate cytidylyltransferase, which encodes MLKLRVITALILLPIVLGAVFLLERTAFALVAGAFFLAAGWEWSALIGRLTLPLRVLWVVSLAALMALAEGTQPLWLYAWMPLWWLLALVLVVTFPATAAAWARAPVMVLMGYLLLVPSWAAVVHVQSVGALGLAGPWALLYLLVWVWAADTGAYFAGRALGRHKLAPKVSPGKTVEGLVGGLLLALAVAAIVPHLFPVTGTLYKVLLVAGLTVLASVLGDLFESMVKRQRGVKDSGTMLPGHGGMLDRIDSVTAALPVALAALTWADLPGGL
- the uppS gene encoding polyprenyl diphosphate synthase yields the protein MQDNRSKAPDVDSVKASGVPRHVAIIMDGNNRWARRRGLPGHEGHRAGERAVQSVISGCARRGVEVLTLFAFSSENWRRPEDEVRHLMGLFMEALGDRVRELHEHRIRLRFIGERSAFSAPLQQGMAAAEQLTADNKGMVLAIAVNYGGQWDVTQAARRLAEDVAAGRLAAAGIDEHAVQGYLALGDLPPPDLLIRTGGECRLSNFLLWQAAYSELFFSPLLWPDFNEQALAEALRDYAGRQRRFGRSGEQVAGPDEDTTC
- the frr gene encoding ribosome recycling factor → MIDDIKKDAESRMKKSIEALETALKRVRTGRAHPSLLDTISVSYYGSDTPLSQLANISVEEGRTLLVSPFDKQLVPDIERAILKSDLGLNPSTAGTVIRLPLPPLTEETRRDLVKVVRSEGEQAKVSIRNIRRDANGDLKDLLKEKEVSEDDARRGEEAIQQLTDRMVGEVDKLLKTKEEDLMSM